In bacterium YEK0313, one genomic interval encodes:
- a CDS encoding Long-chain-fatty-acid--CoA ligase: MLGLMQDWPLLIHKVIDHAGLYHGGRKVVSRSIEGPIVETNYAAIRENALRVAKRLTRDGIKPGDRIGTLAWNTWRHLEAWYGITGIGAVYHTLNPRLFPEQIAWIANHAGDRMMMTDLTFVPLLEKLQEHLPLVEKYIVLTDAEHMPQTTLKNAVPYESWIAEVDADFAWARFDENTAAGMCYTSGTTGNPKGVVYSHRSNVLHSLVVNNADMFGLASRDVILPVVPMFHANGWSLAFTAPMSGTSMIMPGAKMDGASIFELLDTYKVSHSAAVPTIWLMLLQHLEANNLKLPHLKKVVIGGSACPRAVTEKFRDVYDVEVLHAWGMTELSPLGTVCSLKPEYEGLTGDAWLDVKETTGHPPFGVEMKIVDDDGKELARDGHVFGRLVVRGPAVAGAYFRGDGGQILDANGFFDTGDVSSIDPHGYMRIVDRSKDVIKSGGEWISSIDVENLAVGHPDVAEAAVIGVAHPKWDERPLLIVVPKAGRAPSRDDLMAFMQDKIAKWWLPDDVVLVDEIPHTATGKILKTALREQFKDYKLPTA; encoded by the coding sequence ATGCTGGGTCTGATGCAGGACTGGCCGCTTCTGATCCATAAGGTGATCGACCATGCGGGGCTCTATCACGGCGGCCGCAAGGTGGTGTCGCGCTCGATCGAGGGGCCGATCGTCGAGACCAACTACGCGGCGATCCGCGAGAATGCGCTCAGGGTCGCCAAGCGCCTGACCAGGGACGGCATCAAGCCGGGCGACCGGATCGGCACGCTCGCCTGGAACACCTGGCGCCACCTCGAAGCCTGGTACGGCATCACCGGCATCGGCGCGGTCTATCACACGCTCAATCCGCGGCTGTTCCCGGAGCAGATCGCCTGGATCGCCAATCATGCCGGCGACCGCATGATGATGACCGACCTCACCTTCGTGCCGCTCCTGGAAAAGCTGCAGGAGCACCTGCCGCTGGTCGAGAAATACATCGTGCTCACCGATGCCGAGCACATGCCGCAGACGACCTTGAAGAACGCGGTGCCCTACGAGAGCTGGATCGCCGAGGTCGATGCCGATTTCGCCTGGGCCCGGTTCGACGAGAACACCGCCGCCGGCATGTGCTACACGTCGGGCACGACGGGCAATCCGAAGGGCGTCGTCTATTCGCACCGCTCGAACGTGCTGCACTCGCTCGTGGTCAACAACGCCGACATGTTCGGGCTCGCCTCGCGTGACGTGATCCTGCCGGTCGTGCCGATGTTCCACGCCAACGGCTGGTCGCTCGCCTTCACCGCGCCGATGTCCGGCACGTCGATGATCATGCCCGGCGCCAAGATGGACGGGGCGAGCATCTTCGAGCTGCTCGACACCTACAAGGTCAGCCATTCCGCCGCCGTGCCGACCATCTGGCTGATGCTGCTGCAGCATCTCGAAGCCAACAACCTCAAGCTGCCGCACCTGAAGAAGGTGGTGATCGGCGGCTCGGCCTGCCCGCGCGCCGTCACCGAGAAGTTCCGTGACGTCTACGACGTCGAGGTGCTGCATGCCTGGGGCATGACCGAGCTCTCGCCGCTCGGCACGGTCTGCTCGCTGAAACCCGAATATGAGGGGCTGACGGGCGATGCCTGGCTCGACGTCAAGGAGACGACCGGCCATCCGCCCTTCGGCGTCGAAATGAAGATCGTCGACGACGACGGCAAGGAACTCGCCCGCGACGGCCACGTCTTCGGCCGCCTCGTGGTGCGCGGACCTGCCGTCGCCGGCGCCTATTTCCGCGGCGACGGCGGACAGATCCTCGACGCGAACGGCTTCTTCGACACCGGCGACGTCTCCTCGATCGATCCGCACGGCTATATGCGCATCGTCGACCGCTCGAAGGACGTGATCAAGTCGGGGGGCGAATGGATCTCCTCGATCGACGTCGAGAACCTCGCCGTCGGCCATCCCGACGTCGCCGAGGCCGCGGTGATCGGTGTCGCCCATCCCAAATGGGACGAGCGGCCGCTCCTGATCGTCGTGCCGAAGGCGGGGCGCGCGCCGAGCCGCGACGATCTGATGGCCTTCATGCAGGACAAGATCGCCAAGTGGTGGCTGCCCGACGACGTGGTGCTGGTCGACGAGATCCCGCACACCGCCACGGGCAAGATCCTGAAGACGGCGCTGCGCGAGCAGTTCAAGGACTACAAGCTGCCGACGGCCTGA
- the loiP gene encoding Metalloprotease LoiP precursor — protein MPSVAATYYDGVTAKRNAVQVSLHPEGLAIFAASGQPIAIWPYQEIRRIEGFAGAGLAVTLLKVPGSSAEPQLEIPDPVFASDLAARAPLTLTKGASARRERRAVVFWALAAIVSLIGLAFYGLPAIAGRLAPLVPAAAEIRLGAAMDPEIRRTFGRSSPLRTCVAPEGQRVLNELVGRFEQAAGLHVPLKVVVVDGPLVNAFALPGGYVYLFNGLLQKARGPDEAAGVLAHEIGHVKLRHGLRSVIQAGGLGFLLGTVFGDFAGGTAIILASRSLIQSAFSRDSERQADAFAIDLMLKAGGDPMGLARFFTDAAVADPGGFAWISSHPANAEREQAIRNALKDAAARRPALTPEQWTALRAICQKTE, from the coding sequence ATGCCCAGCGTCGCCGCGACCTATTATGACGGGGTGACGGCGAAGCGGAACGCCGTCCAGGTCTCGCTGCATCCCGAAGGCCTCGCGATCTTCGCCGCGAGCGGCCAGCCGATCGCCATCTGGCCCTATCAGGAGATCCGGCGGATCGAGGGCTTCGCCGGCGCCGGCCTCGCCGTGACGCTGCTGAAGGTGCCCGGCTCCTCGGCCGAACCGCAGCTCGAAATCCCCGATCCGGTCTTCGCTTCCGATCTTGCGGCCCGCGCGCCGCTGACGCTCACCAAGGGCGCCAGCGCACGGCGCGAGCGGCGCGCCGTCGTGTTCTGGGCGCTCGCGGCCATCGTCTCCCTCATCGGCCTCGCCTTCTACGGCCTGCCGGCGATCGCGGGCCGGCTCGCGCCGCTGGTGCCGGCCGCCGCCGAGATCCGGCTCGGCGCCGCCATGGATCCGGAGATCCGCAGGACCTTCGGCCGGTCGAGCCCCCTGCGCACCTGCGTCGCGCCCGAGGGCCAGCGGGTGCTGAACGAGCTCGTCGGCCGCTTCGAACAGGCCGCCGGCCTGCATGTGCCGTTGAAGGTGGTGGTGGTCGACGGCCCGCTGGTCAATGCCTTCGCGCTGCCCGGCGGCTATGTCTACCTGTTCAACGGCCTGCTGCAGAAGGCACGCGGCCCGGACGAGGCCGCCGGCGTCCTGGCCCACGAGATCGGCCATGTGAAGCTGCGCCACGGGCTGCGCTCGGTGATCCAGGCCGGCGGGCTCGGCTTCCTGCTCGGCACGGTATTCGGCGACTTCGCCGGCGGCACCGCCATCATCCTGGCGTCGCGCTCGCTGATCCAGAGCGCCTTCTCGCGCGATTCCGAGCGCCAGGCCGACGCCTTCGCCATCGACCTGATGCTGAAGGCCGGCGGCGACCCGATGGGCCTTGCCCGCTTCTTCACCGATGCCGCGGTCGCCGACCCCGGCGGCTTTGCCTGGATCTCCAGCCACCCGGCCAATGCCGAACGCGAGCAGGCGATCCGCAACGCGCTGAAGGACGCCGCCGCCCGCAGGCCGGCCCTGACGCCGGAACAATGGACAGCCCTGCGCGCGATCTGCCAGAAGACTGAGTGA
- the cpg2_3 gene encoding Carboxypeptidase G2 precursor, protein MTLKAASMPLNEDEIIEGIRRWVVAESPSHDAGGVEAVLDEVEKDFEGLPVTIDRRPGTGGYGGILKVATAEPSNEPSILVLSHVDTVHPKGTLTGRLPFHRDGDKLYGPGLYDMKGGAYLAVAGYRALVRAGVAPARPVTFLFTPDEEVGSPTSRAAIEEEARKAAYVLVTEPARDGGRIVTARKGVARFTLATHGRPAHAGARHEDGRSAIREMAHQILAVEGMTDYARAITTTVGLVKGGTAANVTPENCTAEIDLRVPDPETGAEMVARILGLQPVTPDVTVHVEGGINRPPYPKTAPIESMLARAQGVARAIGFDLQDCPMTGGGSDGNFTAALGVPTLDGLGIDGAGAHTLHEHGLVSSIVPRARLLAGLMETLR, encoded by the coding sequence ATGACGCTCAAGGCCGCATCCATGCCCCTCAACGAGGACGAGATCATCGAGGGGATCAGGCGCTGGGTGGTCGCCGAAAGCCCGAGCCACGACGCCGGCGGCGTCGAGGCCGTGCTCGACGAGGTGGAGAAGGATTTCGAAGGCCTGCCCGTCACCATCGACCGGCGCCCGGGCACCGGCGGCTATGGCGGCATCCTGAAGGTCGCGACGGCGGAGCCGTCGAACGAGCCGTCGATCCTGGTGCTCAGCCATGTCGACACGGTCCACCCCAAGGGCACGCTGACCGGCCGCCTGCCGTTCCACCGCGACGGCGACAAGCTCTACGGACCCGGTCTCTACGACATGAAGGGCGGTGCCTATCTGGCGGTCGCCGGCTATCGGGCGCTGGTGCGCGCCGGCGTCGCGCCGGCCCGGCCGGTCACCTTCCTGTTCACGCCCGACGAAGAGGTCGGCAGCCCCACCTCGCGCGCGGCGATCGAGGAGGAGGCGCGCAAGGCCGCCTATGTCCTGGTGACCGAACCGGCGCGCGACGGCGGCCGCATCGTCACCGCGCGCAAGGGCGTGGCGCGCTTCACGCTGGCCACCCATGGCCGCCCCGCCCATGCCGGCGCCCGCCACGAGGACGGCCGCAGCGCCATCCGCGAAATGGCCCACCAGATCCTCGCCGTGGAGGGCATGACGGACTATGCCCGCGCCATCACCACCACGGTCGGCCTGGTCAAGGGCGGCACCGCGGCCAATGTCACGCCGGAAAACTGCACGGCGGAGATCGACCTGCGCGTGCCCGATCCCGAGACCGGCGCTGAAATGGTCGCCCGCATTCTCGGCCTCCAGCCGGTGACGCCGGACGTGACCGTGCATGTCGAGGGCGGCATCAACCGGCCGCCCTATCCGAAAACCGCGCCGATCGAGAGCATGCTGGCGCGCGCGCAGGGCGTTGCCCGCGCCATCGGCTTCGACCTGCAGGACTGCCCGATGACCGGCGGCGGCTCGGACGGCAATTTCACCGCGGCGCTCGGCGTGCCGACCCTTGACGGCCTCGGCATCGACGGCGCCGGCGCCCATACGCTGCACGAGCACGGCCTCGTCTCCTCGATCGTGCCGCGCGCCCGGCTGCTGGCCGGCCTGATGGAGACGCTGCGCTGA
- a CDS encoding hypothetical protein (Cytochrome b561 homolog 2) gives MHPHYRRNIFDDRQGYGIVSRTLHWLMAALFAWQFAGALVHLLAPQSGARQLFWPTHTTVGFSLLLLVLLRGAWGLANARRRPQQASRRLGRAAAIGHLAIYALMVAVPVLALVRTYGGGRAFSYFGLTIFSATGNRVPELMAPGNALHGPLGWTLFALILGHVAMSFVHRFAWKEDVIGPMTRGRRQALAEG, from the coding sequence TTGCACCCGCATTATCGCCGGAACATCTTCGACGACAGGCAGGGCTACGGCATCGTCAGCCGCACCCTGCACTGGCTGATGGCGGCCCTGTTCGCCTGGCAGTTCGCCGGCGCGCTCGTCCATCTGCTGGCGCCGCAGAGCGGCGCCCGCCAGCTGTTCTGGCCGACCCATACGACCGTCGGCTTCAGCCTGCTGCTGCTGGTGCTGCTGCGCGGCGCCTGGGGCCTTGCCAATGCGCGCCGCCGGCCGCAGCAGGCCTCGCGCCGCCTCGGCCGCGCCGCCGCGATCGGCCACCTCGCCATCTATGCGCTGATGGTCGCCGTGCCGGTGCTGGCTCTCGTCAGGACCTATGGCGGCGGCCGCGCCTTCAGCTATTTCGGCCTGACCATCTTCAGCGCCACCGGCAACCGCGTGCCCGAACTGATGGCGCCGGGCAATGCCCTGCACGGGCCGCTCGGCTGGACCCTGTTCGCACTCATCCTCGGCCATGTCGCCATGTCCTTCGTCCACCGCTTCGCCTGGAAGGAGGACGTGATCGGGCCGATGACGCGCGGCCGCCGCCAAGCGCTCGCGGAAGGTTGA
- the slyA_2 gene encoding Transcriptional regulator SlyA produces MTLDRTRSAGYLTNWAARLFARAIDRRLKAAGISSGQLPVFFALAEGHALSQKALTEAAAIEQPTMAATLSRMERDGLVARRPDSKDGRSTLVSLTSAGMAKMSEVRAAVEAVNAAALAGLAPGERQAYLNALTAIVTALGALVDGDAP; encoded by the coding sequence ATGACCCTCGACCGCACCCGCTCCGCCGGCTACCTGACCAACTGGGCTGCCCGCCTGTTCGCCCGCGCCATCGACCGCCGCCTGAAGGCGGCCGGCATTTCATCGGGACAGTTGCCGGTCTTCTTCGCGCTCGCCGAGGGCCACGCCCTGTCGCAGAAGGCGCTCACCGAGGCCGCAGCGATCGAACAGCCGACCATGGCCGCCACTCTGTCGCGCATGGAACGCGACGGCCTCGTCGCACGCCGCCCCGATTCGAAGGACGGCCGCAGCACGCTCGTCTCCCTCACCTCGGCCGGCATGGCGAAGATGAGCGAGGTGCGCGCGGCGGTCGAAGCGGTGAACGCGGCCGCCCTTGCGGGCCTCGCACCTGGCGAACGGCAAGCCTATCTAAACGCCCTGACCGCTATCGTCACGGCGCTCGGCGCGCTTGTCGACGGCGACGCGCCCTGA
- a CDS encoding Patatin-like phospholipase, protein MSATRFDAIAFAGGGNRCYWQGGFWEAFSAVHPQSPALVVGVSAGAFQACFSLIGQGARVRGIVIEACAAIEKELQWGELARGRSPFIVGGLYRDLLDEIFGTLELAALRAAPEILIQVTHPPRFMPPIIAAYAAIGAYQVEKALNGAAYSKAGRHVGLKPAWVSTHLVETPEELVAALMGTASVPPFMPIGRVGGRPALDGGLVDNPPVEKIAAVEAAGGQTLVLTTRAGKPLPGAPGRTVVRPSVPIVTSRFAVTDAAAIRAAYELGLRDGEAFAAALA, encoded by the coding sequence ATGAGCGCCACCCGTTTCGACGCGATCGCCTTCGCCGGCGGCGGCAACCGCTGCTACTGGCAGGGCGGCTTCTGGGAAGCCTTTTCGGCCGTCCATCCGCAGAGCCCCGCCCTGGTGGTGGGGGTCTCGGCCGGCGCATTCCAGGCCTGTTTCTCGCTGATCGGCCAGGGCGCCAGGGTGCGCGGCATCGTCATCGAGGCCTGCGCGGCCATCGAGAAGGAGCTGCAATGGGGCGAGCTCGCGCGTGGCCGCTCGCCCTTCATCGTCGGCGGGCTCTATCGCGACCTGCTCGACGAGATTTTCGGCACGCTGGAACTTGCAGCGCTGAGGGCCGCGCCGGAAATCCTCATCCAGGTCACCCACCCGCCCCGCTTCATGCCGCCGATCATCGCGGCTTATGCCGCCATCGGCGCCTATCAGGTGGAAAAGGCGCTGAACGGCGCGGCCTATTCGAAGGCCGGCCGCCATGTCGGCCTGAAACCGGCCTGGGTGTCGACACATCTGGTCGAGACGCCGGAAGAGCTGGTCGCTGCACTGATGGGCACCGCCTCCGTGCCGCCCTTCATGCCGATCGGGCGGGTCGGCGGCCGGCCGGCGCTCGACGGCGGCCTCGTCGACAATCCGCCTGTGGAAAAGATCGCCGCGGTCGAGGCGGCGGGCGGGCAGACGCTGGTGCTGACCACGCGGGCCGGCAAGCCGCTGCCCGGCGCCCCGGGCCGCACCGTCGTGCGACCGAGCGTGCCGATCGTCACCAGCCGCTTCGCGGTCACCGATGCCGCGGCCATCCGGGCGGCCTACGAGCTCGGCCTCCGCGACGGCGAGGCCTTCGCCGCAGCGCTCGCCTGA
- the gph_1 gene encoding Phosphoglycolate phosphatase: MTLRAILFDKDGTFVDFDKTWGPAAFRVMQRMAGGDRTKVERLMAVSLYDEAAQRFLPTSPLVAGSSADYGPLWAEAIGVPYSVAVTDEMDRLFGEEGIAALVPIGDPAGVMAALKAQGYRLGVVTNDSENGARRQTRALNIDHHFDYVVGWDSGHGRKPAPGQITAFLEAFDMRPEEVALVGDSLHDMHAARAAGIVAVGVTSGPLVPDGFAEEADIVLGSIMDLEAWLGRRAAA; the protein is encoded by the coding sequence ATGACCCTGCGCGCCATTCTGTTCGACAAGGACGGCACCTTCGTCGATTTCGACAAGACGTGGGGCCCGGCGGCTTTTCGCGTCATGCAGCGCATGGCTGGCGGCGACCGGACCAAGGTCGAGCGGCTGATGGCGGTGAGCCTCTACGACGAGGCGGCGCAGCGCTTCCTGCCGACCTCGCCGCTGGTCGCCGGTTCCTCCGCCGATTACGGCCCGCTCTGGGCCGAGGCGATCGGCGTGCCCTATTCGGTCGCGGTGACCGACGAGATGGACCGGCTGTTCGGCGAGGAGGGCATCGCCGCGCTCGTGCCGATCGGCGACCCGGCCGGCGTCATGGCCGCGCTCAAGGCGCAGGGCTACAGGCTCGGCGTCGTCACCAACGATTCGGAGAACGGCGCGCGGCGGCAGACCCGGGCGCTGAACATCGACCACCATTTCGACTATGTGGTCGGCTGGGATTCCGGCCATGGCCGCAAGCCGGCGCCGGGCCAGATCACCGCTTTCCTCGAGGCCTTCGACATGCGGCCCGAGGAGGTCGCCCTCGTCGGCGACAGCCTGCACGACATGCATGCGGCGCGGGCGGCCGGCATCGTCGCGGTCGGCGTCACCTCGGGTCCGCTCGTCCCCGACGGTTTTGCCGAAGAGGCCGACATCGTGCTCGGTTCGATCATGGACCTCGAGGCCTGGCTCGGCCGCCGTGCGGCGGCCTGA
- the thrC_1 gene encoding Threonine synthase has translation MRYISTRGEAPILTFSDALLAGLARDGGLYLPETWPAFTPEAIAALSGQSYQAIAQAVLTPFVDAAISPDALARMIDEAYATFRHPAVTPLVQTGPSEWVLELFHGPTLAFKDCAMQLLGRLMDHVLKARGERATIVGATSGDTGGAAIEAFKGLDQVDIVILFPDGRVSDVQRRMMTTVDAPNVHAVAIEGTFDDCQAIVKGMFNNHRFRDAVKLSGVNSINWARIVAQVVYYFAAGTALGAPHRAARYVVPTGNFGDVFAGYVAKRLGLPVSEFVVATNVNDILERTIRTGRYEVTGVVATSSPSMDIQVSSNFERLLFDAHGRDAAAVRRLMAGLAQSRSFEIGAEAIAAIRSEFSAARADEAEVAGTIRHVLATSGYLIDPHTAVAVAAARKTAHDPAVPTVVLSTAHPAKFPDAVEAAAGQRPALPAWLGNLMERPEQMTHLPAEQAAVENFVLAHSRAAGRP, from the coding sequence ATGCGCTACATCTCGACCCGGGGCGAAGCCCCGATCCTGACCTTCTCGGACGCCCTGCTCGCGGGCCTTGCGCGCGATGGCGGCCTCTACCTGCCCGAGACCTGGCCGGCCTTCACGCCGGAGGCGATCGCGGCGCTGTCGGGACAGTCCTATCAGGCGATCGCGCAGGCCGTCCTGACGCCCTTCGTCGACGCGGCGATCAGCCCGGACGCGCTCGCCCGCATGATCGACGAGGCCTATGCGACCTTCCGCCATCCGGCGGTGACGCCGCTCGTCCAGACCGGTCCGTCCGAATGGGTGCTGGAGCTGTTCCACGGCCCGACCCTCGCCTTCAAGGACTGCGCCATGCAGCTCCTCGGCCGGCTGATGGACCATGTGCTGAAGGCGCGCGGCGAACGCGCGACCATCGTCGGCGCGACGTCGGGCGACACCGGCGGGGCCGCGATCGAAGCCTTCAAGGGCCTCGACCAGGTCGACATCGTCATCCTGTTCCCCGACGGGCGCGTCTCCGACGTGCAGCGGCGGATGATGACGACGGTCGACGCCCCGAATGTCCATGCGGTGGCGATCGAGGGCACGTTCGACGACTGCCAGGCGATCGTGAAGGGCATGTTCAACAACCACCGCTTCCGCGACGCGGTGAAGCTGTCGGGCGTCAATTCGATCAACTGGGCCCGCATCGTCGCCCAGGTCGTCTATTATTTCGCCGCCGGCACCGCGCTCGGCGCGCCGCACCGCGCCGCCCGCTATGTCGTGCCGACGGGCAATTTCGGCGACGTCTTCGCCGGCTATGTCGCCAAGCGCCTCGGCCTGCCGGTCAGCGAGTTCGTCGTCGCGACCAATGTCAACGACATCCTGGAGCGCACCATCCGCACCGGCCGCTACGAGGTGACCGGCGTCGTCGCCACCTCCTCGCCCTCGATGGACATCCAGGTATCCTCCAATTTCGAGCGCCTGCTGTTCGACGCCCATGGCCGGGACGCCGCGGCGGTGCGCCGGCTCATGGCCGGCCTTGCGCAGTCGCGCAGCTTCGAGATCGGCGCCGAGGCGATCGCGGCGATCCGGTCGGAATTCTCCGCCGCGCGCGCGGACGAGGCCGAGGTGGCCGGAACCATTCGCCATGTGCTCGCGACGAGCGGCTATCTCATCGATCCGCATACGGCGGTGGCCGTGGCGGCGGCGCGCAAGACCGCGCACGATCCGGCCGTGCCGACGGTGGTGCTGTCGACCGCTCATCCCGCCAAGTTCCCCGATGCGGTGGAGGCCGCGGCCGGCCAGCGCCCGGCCCTGCCGGCCTGGCTCGGCAATCTGATGGAGCGGCCGGAGCAGATGACGCATCTGCCGGCCGAGCAGGCCGCGGTGGAGAATTTCGTGCTGGCCCATAGCCGCGCCGCCGGCCGGCCCTGA
- the rhaS_1 gene encoding HTH-type transcriptional activator RhaS, with translation MLSFSTDDIAPEHRFEQWREVRGKSLFGVTIDIPFERRLLFHGAFRAHMVGGAVASEMKASAYRVSRTGHDIARVAGDSLCLSLQVKGGGWLDTGRGGIDTVRPGDMAICHSDLPYAGGPASDSDFHFLMLKIPLTDEITLGRRADDLFAAKPMESTRFMRPFRALFDALLAPDIPLVDPAEDVTHAARLALAARGRLRLNQPEVRAAFRAGLYYRALAIMARDKLQPDLAPAAVAGELGISLRQLHILFERPDRSFTRTLAALRIEMAHKLLVDMPSLSVTQIAFACGFDSLATFYRVFGSTYGTTPGNIRPS, from the coding sequence ATGCTCAGTTTCTCGACCGACGATATCGCTCCCGAGCACCGCTTCGAGCAATGGCGCGAAGTGCGCGGCAAGAGCCTGTTCGGGGTGACGATCGACATCCCGTTCGAGCGCCGGCTGCTGTTCCACGGGGCCTTCCGGGCCCATATGGTGGGCGGCGCGGTGGCCTCCGAGATGAAGGCGTCGGCCTATCGGGTCAGCCGGACGGGGCACGACATCGCGCGCGTCGCCGGCGACAGCCTGTGCCTGTCGCTGCAGGTGAAAGGGGGCGGCTGGCTCGATACCGGCCGCGGCGGCATCGACACCGTTCGCCCCGGCGACATGGCGATCTGCCATTCGGATCTGCCCTATGCGGGAGGCCCGGCCAGCGACAGCGATTTCCACTTCCTGATGCTGAAGATCCCGCTGACCGACGAGATCACCCTCGGCCGCCGGGCCGACGACCTGTTCGCCGCCAAACCGATGGAAAGCACACGGTTCATGCGGCCGTTCCGCGCGCTGTTCGATGCCCTCCTCGCGCCCGACATCCCGCTCGTGGATCCCGCCGAGGACGTCACCCATGCCGCAAGGCTGGCGCTCGCCGCGCGCGGCCGGCTCCGGCTGAACCAGCCGGAAGTGCGCGCGGCCTTCAGGGCGGGCCTCTATTACCGTGCGCTCGCGATCATGGCGCGCGACAAGCTCCAGCCGGATCTCGCCCCCGCCGCGGTGGCCGGCGAACTCGGGATCTCGCTGCGGCAGCTCCACATCCTGTTCGAGCGCCCCGACCGTTCCTTCACCAGGACCCTGGCGGCGCTCAGGATCGAGATGGCCCACAAGCTGCTCGTCGACATGCCCTCGCTGTCGGTTACCCAGATCGCCTTCGCCTGCGGCTTCGACAGCCTCGCCACCTTCTACCGGGTCTTCGGCAGCACATACGGCACAACGCCCGGCAATATCCGCCCGTCCTGA
- the rhtB_1 gene encoding Homoserine/homoserine lactone efflux protein: protein MASPEPWIVFIVATVTFACMPGPAILYMTAQTLAHGRRAGLLSALGVHIGCYAHIIAASIGLASLIANAPQVYAAIRFAGAAYLIWLGVMMVLGQCRPDIGRAAPQATTLRDSIAVEVLNPKTALFFLTFLPQFVEAGAAMPVWVQFLILGLVVNIAFSAMDLVAVGCAALIRDRLQAGPALRIVPNVCGAILIGLGIALAAAHDAPSGAEAAGRPASVGLRIGLDTESGSHASS, encoded by the coding sequence ATGGCGTCGCCGGAGCCATGGATCGTCTTCATTGTGGCGACAGTCACGTTCGCCTGCATGCCCGGGCCGGCGATCCTGTACATGACCGCGCAGACCCTGGCGCACGGCCGCCGGGCCGGCCTCCTGTCGGCGCTCGGCGTCCATATCGGCTGCTATGCGCATATCATCGCGGCCTCGATCGGGCTCGCTTCGCTGATCGCCAATGCGCCGCAGGTCTATGCCGCCATCCGCTTCGCCGGCGCCGCCTATCTGATCTGGCTCGGCGTCATGATGGTGCTCGGCCAATGCCGGCCCGACATCGGGCGCGCCGCGCCGCAGGCGACCACGTTGCGCGACAGCATTGCCGTGGAAGTACTCAATCCCAAGACGGCGCTGTTCTTTCTGACCTTTCTGCCGCAATTCGTCGAGGCCGGCGCGGCCATGCCGGTCTGGGTCCAGTTCCTGATCCTCGGCCTCGTCGTCAATATCGCCTTTTCCGCGATGGACCTCGTCGCCGTCGGCTGCGCCGCGCTGATCCGCGACCGCCTCCAGGCCGGGCCGGCCCTGCGGATCGTCCCGAATGTCTGCGGCGCGATCCTGATCGGCCTCGGCATCGCGCTCGCCGCCGCCCATGACGCGCCGTCCGGGGCCGAGGCCGCCGGCCGGCCCGCATCGGTCGGCCTCAGGATCGGGCTCGACACGGAGAGCGGCTCCCATGCGTCGTCATGA